The nucleotide sequence TGAACTGCTCGCTCACCCGCCTAAACATCTCTTGGATCGATGTGGAATTCCCTATGAAAGTCGATGCCATTGAGAGACCTCGAGGCGCTATGTCACAGACGCTTGACTTCACGTTGTTAGGAATCCATTCCACAAAGTAGGAAGAGTTTTTGTTCTGCACGTTTATCATTTGCTCGTCCACTTCTTTTGTGCTCATCTTGCCACGGAACATGGCCGAGGCAGTTAGGTACCGGCCGTGACGAGGGTCTGCTGCACACATCATGTTCTTTGAATCCCACATCTGTTGGGTGAGCTCAGGGACGGTGAGTGCGCGGTACTGCTGGGATCCACGGGAGGTGAGCGGGGCAAAACCAACCATGAAAAAGTGGAGACGAGGGAAAGGGATGAGGTTCACTGCGAGCTTCCTCAGATCAGAGTTGAGCTGACCCGGGAACCTAAGACAGCATGTAACCCCACTCATGGTTGCAGAGATCAGATGATTCAGATCACCAACTGTTGCAATCAAGCCATCACAAGACATCAGCACACAGTTGTGACAGAACGAATCAAAACTGAAGATTTAATCAAGGACgcattaaaatcaccaaacaacaacattcaaGGTTGCCGAGATCAATGATTTTCACAAAACAACTGCAGAGAAGAAAGGACTTACAGCTAGGAGTGGTCAGCTTAAGTGTTCTAAAACAGATGTCGTAAAGGGCTTCATTGTCCAAAACCATACACTCATCAGCATTTTCTACCAGCTGATGAACTGAAAGTGTTGCATTGTATGGCTCGACCACTGTGTCTGAGACCTTTGGTGATGGGAAGACAGAAAACGTGAGCATCATTCGATCAGGATACTCTTCCCAGATCTTAGATATGAGTAGAGTTCCCATTCCAGACCCAGTGCCTCCACCAAGCGAGTGGCATACTTggaaacctgaaaaaaaaattcataaaatgcATATCAAAACCACAATGCAAAGACCTTCAGTAAACTTTCTTGGGTCTGAAAACAGAAACTAATAAGAGTTTACATACCCTGAAGACAGTCACAATTCTCAGCCTCCTTGCGTACAACATCAAGTACAGCATCAATAAGCTCAGCTCCTTCAGTGTAGTGCCCTTTAGCCCAGTTGTTACCAGCACCAGATTGCCCAAAAACAAAGTTGTCAGGTCTGAAGATTTGACCATAAGGTCCAGTCCTGACACTGTCCATAGTACCAGGCTCAAGATCCATGAGAATGGCACGGGGAACATATCTTCCACACGACGCCTCGTTATAGTAAACATTAACACGCTCCAACTGCAGATCCGAGTTTCCAACGTAACGACCAGTTGGATCAATGCCATGCTCATCACATACAACTTCCCAGAACTTGGAACCAATCTGGTTCCCACATTGACCACCTTGAATGTGAAGGATTTCTCTCATCTTCTATTTATCTGAAAACCAAATGCACAAAACAAGGATCTCGATTAGAAATCAACATCACATGAACAACACAGAACCAAGGTAAATCAATCTGTATCAGATCCAGATGAAATTAGATCGGATGTCAACAACTAAATCTGGAGATCGTAAAATGAACAATCTATATCAGATCCAAACAAATCAATCCAAAAACACAACTCCGATTACAAATTCGTCTCGGAATTCAAACGACGCCATGTTATTCAAGTGATTTGTAAATCAAAACTCAAGTCAAAAGAGCACAAATGAAACAGATCGAGATCAAATTGAGATTTGGAGGAAAAGGATTCGATCAAGTTAGTACAGTCAGAGTAGTAGGAGTCGCGTATCTGTTCATATGCCCTAGGTTTCTCAGCGTACATATAGAGAACAAATACAAAAACGAGAGAGTGAACAAAGGAACTCACGGTGTAGAGAGATTCCCGGCGAGATTGGGACGATCGAGTGCGACAACGATGGCTCGATCGGAGTTAGGAGAGGGGGGAAGTAGTAGTGTGAGACgggtgagagtgaagaagaaaggtggATTTATTTATGAAAGAGTAAGAAGAGGGAAAGGGGTAAATTTTGATCCAACGGCTGTGGTTGGTTCAAATATATCGGAAGCTTGGATGCCGTTGGATGGTGAGATATCAACGTTGATAGATATTGGCGTTGGGTGAGAGATGTGGGAGCTACTTTGTGTTAATTTGATTGTGATTGTCGGTTCTTCCAAAATAGTAAAATACCCAATTATTGTTGTCACATGAAATTCTCTCTAACATTTGAcaattagtcttttttttttttttttttatacattcgGACCATTGTTCTAATATAAAATGTGATCAagattattattactaattCCGAACGCAAtgttagataattttttttttatacacgTCAAATAtgcataaacaaaattaaaaaagggGAATTGATATTTGGGATGAGATGTATGAAATCAAAAccaccaagaaaaacaaaatttgatctcATATTGCATTTGACAATGTGATGAATAGTAAATCACCAGTACCATTGTCAAGTACTAGATGAATACTTAATGCATATTTTGTACATGTATTAACTAAGAGATCTAAGTTTAgttagtttgaactttgaacaaATAAGCAtaagtattaaaaatattaacatgAATCTTTCTCTACATGTCATAGCAATCAGTTTACacataatgaaatatatataaactgtttTTTGGACGATCATCTATATTAGTTGATAAGGTATAATTTACATTGTCcaaatatttgtgtttgtggatGATAAATAAAATTCACTTATTTGAATGTCTTATAATTtcaaggcttttttttttttatggaacctcaaatttctaaatataaatttacactATTTGCGGTTGTCATAGTAATAACCGGCGGTTACCGTTTGTAACTTTGTATGTATTTACAAATgctttcaataatattttttaatgtttagcTGCTGTCTTAGGTGTATCCTTTAtgttgagtttttctttttcttttgtgtctaCAGCCTACAAGCAATTCAGTcatcaaatttgtttcaaaTCAAACCTGTAAATTTCTAATTCATGTAtgatctttttaattttgtttgtgcAAATCTTAATGTATTATACAGTAAAaccgctataaattaataatattgggaccagggaaatctattaatttatagactATTTAATTTCTCGATAACTTAATAATtagagagactttcctaatttggtaaaaaattaataataagatttaatggttataactaatatttttataaaataaattacaatgaaaataacaattctcATGTTTGACGATAGcactcaaaaaaatttatacagtaaaaatattaaaaacgaactctaataaaaattaatgtatagatatatacatatatttacaaataattttatagaattattaatttatattattagtgaGACCATATATGTAcaaaggatttcaaaaaaaatattatcttattatattatcgaataatGTCCAAAATTTCAGTAGTCTCAGTTTGGAAccgaataaatttattaatttatagaggttattaatttactgagtaataatttatagaggttctactgtaatCTATTATGAAGTTTTATAGGAGAATTATAATTGTAACACGAGATTTGAGAGAAAGTGAAGATACATATTAATAATGTGGTAATTACGACGATTATGTTACATGTATATGTAAAATACGCATTGGATACCCTCGTTTGGATTTAATCATGACGCGACTTTGTAAGTATGTGGTGGATCTACTGTCAATCAATACATTTCACCATGTTTCACGTTGATCGGTTAGCTATTCGTATCATTATTCGTATCAGTATGTGatggaaatttaatatttattttacgtCAAATTTGTCGTCGCTTGCAAAACACTAAAAAGTGATGTTTCAGTTCACTCacttattataaattttcaattgaACAACCATATGCTTACTACTCAAACCAAGTTAAAAAGCTTTAACTAATGATATAAACCAATTTGCTCATCTCACCAAcatttaatgatatataaacaCCAGACGTGATAAAACAATCTACGTTGATTAAGAAAAGTGTTAAATCGATCTGATTAAGAGGCAGGCAGCATCAATGTAAACTTTCAGAAATTAGGATGGTATGTCATGTGTGCAAAAAGGATGAATGGCTTTTGTTTTGCATAGCTTGTGGGTCGGAATCTGATATCGACAATAATAAAAGAAGGCCTCTggagattataaaaaaaaggaacaatgcACATGAAGTACCTTTTGCTTCCCATGTGACATGCCAACAGCTCACCTGACTTCAATTCTAATTTTGTACTGGTGTGTAGTTTCTTCTTCGCTTTCAACTTCTACCTACAAAGTTCATCTAGAGTTGTTGTATAGTAAGTATATTGTTTTAATAGTAAGTTCGTGTAGATATATGAATTTAATGTGTAATTAAAAGTCTAACAATGTGAGGAAATAAAGCAACCTTactattgaatattttttacgTAATTATTAgcattataattatattcatacataatttttaattaaacactaATCGTCATCGTCATTTTTTTTCCGCATATGGTgccgagtttttttttttttttttttaaatttgatttgcaAAACCTTCTTTAATGGTTTCTGAAtcgggaagaagaagaagaaagctaacACTGAGATCCATGGCGATGATGTTTACCCAACCCAAGAAAAACTTACTTCCTctacttctctttctcttctgtaTCTCCGTCATCATTCTCCTCGTTCTCGTCTCCGAGACCACTCACTCTTACCCCGGACGTCGAGGAACCACTTCCCGACGAAATTACAATGTTGCCCCTCCTTTCACCTTCCTCATCAAAGTCCTCACCTACAACCGTCTCCACTCTCTCTCCCGCTGTCTCAGATCTCTCTCCGCCGCAGACTACGGCGTTTCCGGCGACAGAGGACAAATCCACCTCCACGTCTACATCGATCATTTCAACCTCGCGAGGAACGATACTACACCTGTTGAAGATAACTTGAATAGCGCGAAGGAGATCCTAGGGTTTGTGGATAGATTCGACTGGAGATTTGGGGAAAAAGTTGTTCACTATCGGACTGATAACGTCGGATTACAATCGCAGTGGCTTGAGGCTTGGTGGCCTAGCTCAGATCACGAATTCGCGTTTATAGTTGAAGATGATCTTGAGCTTTCTCCGCTTTACTATGGTTTTCTGGAACGCGTGATTCGTCATTACTACTATGATACTTCCAATTTCAATCCTTCCGTCTATGGTGCTTCCCTTCAGAGACCAAGGTTCGTTCCAGGTACCATTTTCTAATTCTGTAATTGAGCAATGCAGGTCGTAATGAACAAACTTACAAGGATTGAGATAGATCAGGAACATATCGATTGATAGAAGGAGCTCAATAGATCCATTGTAGTTACTAGTAATTGTGAATCTGGTGATACATTGTTcaattagagagaaaatgaagttcCTTGGATATAATACATTTCTTAGATGATTGAGCTATGCAAGTATATATCAGTAAGAAGTTGGACTCATGTGTTTGTGGAGTTGTTACTAGAAACGTCTGAAAGAGTGACTGAATGATTGAGTGATCAACTGCAGGTAAACATGGAAATAAAATACATGTAGATCCCAAAACGAATCTTCTGTTATATCAGTTGGTGGGAACTTGGGGACAGCTTCTATTCCCAAGACCGTGGAAAGAGTTCAGA is from Camelina sativa cultivar DH55 chromosome 20, Cs, whole genome shotgun sequence and encodes:
- the LOC104769465 gene encoding tubulin beta-6 chain translates to MREILHIQGGQCGNQIGSKFWEVVCDEHGIDPTGRYVGNSDLQLERVNVYYNEASCGRYVPRAILMDLEPGTMDSVRTGPYGQIFRPDNFVFGQSGAGNNWAKGHYTEGAELIDAVLDVVRKEAENCDCLQGFQVCHSLGGGTGSGMGTLLISKIWEEYPDRMMLTFSVFPSPKVSDTVVEPYNATLSVHQLVENADECMVLDNEALYDICFRTLKLTTPSFGDLNHLISATMSGVTCCLRFPGQLNSDLRKLAVNLIPFPRLHFFMVGFAPLTSRGSQQYRALTVPELTQQMWDSKNMMCAADPRHGRYLTASAMFRGKMSTKEVDEQMINVQNKNSSYFVEWIPNNVKSSVCDIAPRGLSMASTFIGNSTSIQEMFRRVSEQFTAMFRRKAFLHWYTGEGMDEMEFTEAESNMNDLVSEYQQYQDATADEEGEYEEEEDEEDILDHE